The Cucumis melo cultivar AY chromosome 6, USDA_Cmelo_AY_1.0, whole genome shotgun sequence genome includes a region encoding these proteins:
- the LOC103483691 gene encoding type IV inositol polyphosphate 5-phosphatase 7, which yields MRDENSKKSKLSWSKKMVRKWFNIRCKSEDFQADDVAYRGGDMDYRSSSFSEREPCTIKKSKTEKFSKNGEQGRRGKMNLDHPRIIDVQNYSIFVATWNVAGRSPPSNLNLDDWLQSSPPADIYVLGFQEIVPLNAGNILGAEDNGPAKKWQALIRKTLNNLPGTSGGNACYTPSPIPKPIVELNADFEGSARQKNSSFFHRRSFQTTNSWRMDDPSIPQPRLDRRFSVCDRVIFGHRSSDFDPNFRWGHRPSDYCRPSDYSRPSDYSRSSDFCRPSDYSRPSDFCRPSDYSRPSDCSRWGSSDDDNVPWESPSTVLFSPMSHGGSSSQDGGYRMPGHSRYCLVASKQMVGIFLTIWVKSDLRDHVRNMKVSCVGRGLMGYLGNKGSISISMSLHQTSFCFICTHLTSGEKEGDELRRNSDVMEILKKTRFPRVHGASSDEKSPETILEHDRVIWLGDLNYRIALSYRSAKALVEMQNWRALLEKDQLRIEQRRGRVFAGWNEGKIYFPPTYKYSTNSDRYAGEGAHPKEKRRKPAWCDRILWHGEGLHQLSYVRGESRFSDHRPVYGVFWAEVESSRGRLKKSMSYSSSRIEVEELLPYAHGYTELNFF from the exons ATGAGAGATGAGAATTCTAAGAAAAGCAAG CTCTCATGGTCCAAGAAAATGGTCAGAAAGTGGTTCAATATTAGGTGTAAAAGCGAGGATTTTCAAGCGGACGATGTTGCTTATAGAG GAGGTGATATGGATTACAGAAGCAGCAGCTTTTCAGAGAGGGAACCATGCACCATCAAGAAAAGCAAAACAG AGAAATTTAGCAAAAATGGCGAGCAAGGGCGGCGAGGGAAGATGAATCTTGACCATCCTCGTATTATAGATGTGCAGAACTATAG CATTTTTGTTGCTACATGGAACGTGGCTGGAAGATCTCCTCCTAGCAATCTAAATCTGGACGATTGGCTTCAATCCTCACCCCCTGCAGATATTTACGTTCTTGG aTTTCAGGAGATAGTGCCATTAAATGCTGGTAATATACTGGGTGCAGAAGACAATGGCCCTGCTAAAAAATGGCAGGCTCTCATTCGAAAAACTCTAAACAATCTTCCAGGAACAAGCGGTGGTAATGCATGTTATACCCCTTCTCCGATTCCCAAACCCATCGTGGAATTAAATGCAGATTTTGAGGGGTCTGCTAGGCAGAAGAATTCATCTTTCTTCCATCGCCGATCATTTCAAACTACTAACAGCTGGCGAATGGATGATCCTTCAATACCACAGCCACGACTCGATCGAAGGTTCAGTGTATGCGACCGTGTTATCTTCGGTCATCGGTCAAGTGATTTTGATCCTAACTTCAGATGGGGTCACAGGCCAAGTGATTACTGCCGACCAAGTGACTACTCAAGGCCGAGTGACTATTCCAGGTCCAGTGACTTTTGCAGGCCAAGTGACTACTCTAGGCCAAGCGACTTTTGCAGGCCGAGTGACTACTCGAGACCTAGCGACTGCTCACGATGGGGATCATCAGACGATGATAATGTTCCGTGGGAATCACCAAGCACTGTTTTATTTTCACCAATGTCCCATGGTGGTTCTTCATCACAGGATGGTGGATATAGAATGCCAGGACATTCAAGATATTGCTTAGTTGCAAGCAAACAAATGGTTGGGATATTTCTCACAATATGGGTAAAAAGTGACTTGAGGGATCATGTGCGAAACATGAAAGTTTCTTGTGTTGGTAGAGGATTGATGGGCTACCTTGGGAATAAG GGATCAATTTCTATCAGCATGTCTTTGCATCAGACAAGCTTTTGCTTCATTTGTACTCACTTAACATCTGGAGAGAAAGAAGGCGATGAGCTTAGAAGAAACTCAGATGTTATGGAGATACTTAAGAAGACAAGGTTCCCTCGAGTTCACGGTGCAAGCAGCGACGAGAAATCCCCAGAAACAATCCTTGAGCACGA TCGCGTTATTTGGCTTGGGGATTTAAACTATCGGATTGCTCTTTCATACCGTTCTGCCAAGGCTCTCGTAGAGATGCAAAACTGGAGGGCATTGCTTGAGAAGGATCAG TTGCGAATCGAACAAAGACGTGGGCGTGTATTTGCCGGATGGAATGAAGGAAAGATTTATTTTCCTCCCACATACAAGTATTCGACAAATTCAGACCGATATGCAGGGGAAGGTGCTCACCCAAAAGAAAAACGTCGTAAGCCTGCTTG GTGTGATCGGATATTGTGGCATGGAGAAGGCCTCCATCAGTTATCCTATGTCCGTGGAGAGTCTAGGTTTTCAGATCATAGACCGGTTTATGGAGTGTTTTGGGCTGAGGTTGAGTCAAGCCGAGGGAGATTGAAGAAAAGCATGAGTTATTCTAGTTCCAGGATTGAGGTCGAGGAGCTTCTCCCTTACGCACATGGATACACCGAACTGAACTTTTTCTGA